A region of Geotoga petraea DNA encodes the following proteins:
- a CDS encoding CPBP family intramembrane glutamic endopeptidase produces the protein MDKKIFLFLIVLFLVIQKIISVIVPYNLFMYVLIGAFFYFLYKSKKYLKMISFSWVEKNRIFKFVFEVILYTVILYLIIFVYQWLLSLNDNLFYFFNFNWDIINNISTLNLQKIEMQIFDKTNIIIKNIDIILSIIYIPIAIIYEEILFRGVIYGFLKKYLKFNTLISIFITSILFSFMHSNSINIIDFLNIFILGMFLNYIYIKKENILYPIMIHFVYNSLILIFLYI, from the coding sequence ATGGATAAAAAAATATTTTTGTTTTTAATTGTATTATTTTTGGTCATACAAAAAATAATATCTGTAATTGTACCATATAATTTGTTTATGTATGTTTTAATAGGAGCTTTTTTTTATTTTTTATATAAAAGCAAAAAATACCTAAAAATGATTTCATTTTCTTGGGTAGAAAAAAACAGAATATTTAAGTTTGTATTTGAAGTTATTTTATACACTGTTATTTTATATTTAATTATTTTTGTTTATCAGTGGTTATTGAGTTTAAACGATAATTTATTTTATTTTTTTAACTTCAACTGGGATATTATAAACAATATTTCGACTTTGAACCTTCAAAAAATAGAAATGCAAATATTTGATAAAACCAATATTATTATAAAAAATATAGATATTATTTTGTCTATAATTTATATCCCAATAGCTATTATATATGAAGAAATATTATTTAGAGGGGTAATATACGGTTTTTTAAAAAAATATTTGAAATTTAATACATTAATATCTATATTTATAACTTCTATACTATTTTCGTTTATGCATTCTAATAGTATTAATATTATAGATTTTTTGAATATTTTCATCTTGGGTATGTTTCTTAACTATATATATATAAAAAAAGAAAATATTTTATATCCAATAATGATTCATTTTGTATATAATTCATTAATATTGATCTTTTTATATATTTAG
- a CDS encoding CPBP family glutamic-type intramembrane protease, producing the protein MLFKYESVLNLETYNTQINLVLDFILSILIIFIQLIFLELLSRSVIFEELKNKGVKVITSAILVSLIYMTFFIMPSSPVFIISTFFVSLVATYCYSEKGLVSSITFTFLTLIFSLPL; encoded by the coding sequence ATGCTATTTAAATATGAATCTGTATTGAATTTAGAAACCTACAATACTCAAATTAATTTAGTTTTAGATTTTATATTGAGTATTTTAATTATTTTCATTCAATTAATATTTCTGGAATTATTGTCAAGATCAGTAATTTTTGAAGAATTAAAAAATAAAGGGGTTAAAGTAATAACATCAGCTATTTTAGTTTCTTTAATATATATGACATTTTTTATCATGCCTTCATCTCCAGTATTCATTATAAGTACATTTTTTGTGTCACTTGTGGCAACATATTGTTATTCAGAAAAAGGTTTGGTTAGCTCTATAACTTTTACATTTTTAACTCTGATATTTTCATTACCTTTATAA
- a CDS encoding CPBP family glutamic-type intramembrane protease, whose protein sequence is MDIKKNGFEILLYTLSVLLMVFVSNLYVLIPALLIVIISYFIKNKSFKKIMSFNSKRWGKRFLIGLILLVVTIGYFFVQTDNVSEINSKDIFIWLIIFPFINEMIFRVMVINIIEKEKYFWVFNIIQSLVFVFSLINLDFYNKDYFLTFLLAFIAGWVYKEDKSFYKIFFLDMAISFGILLLNYL, encoded by the coding sequence ATGGACATAAAAAAGAACGGATTTGAGATATTGTTATACACATTGTCAGTATTGCTTATGGTTTTTGTATCGAACTTGTATGTTTTAATACCAGCTTTGCTTATAGTTATTATTTCTTATTTTATAAAAAACAAAAGTTTCAAAAAAATTATGAGTTTCAACAGCAAAAGATGGGGTAAAAGGTTTTTAATAGGTCTTATTCTTCTTGTAGTTACGATAGGATATTTTTTTGTTCAAACAGATAATGTGTCTGAAATAAATTCAAAAGATATTTTTATATGGTTAATAATATTTCCATTTATAAATGAAATGATATTCAGGGTAATGGTAATAAACATTATAGAAAAAGAAAAATACTTTTGGGTATTCAATATAATACAATCTTTGGTGTTTGTATTTTCGTTGATAAACCTTGATTTTTATAACAAAGATTATTTTTTAACATTTTTATTGGCATTTATAGCAGGATGGGTTTATAAAGAAGATAAAAGTTTTTATAAAATATTCTTTTTGGATATGGCTATTAGTTTTGGAATTTTATTACTAAATTATCTATAA
- a CDS encoding AAA family ATPase has translation MKPLKLKFKAFGPFLEEQEIDFEKLKNDRLFLITGPTGAGKTTIFDAICFALYGNGSMGERGNANSRSDFADENTDTFVEFEFMLKDKKIKINRTPTYMRAKKRGDGLTENRTTADIKIYKNEELISEGYGADEVTEIVKKYLNLDYNQFRQIMMIPQGEFRKLILAGSDERAEIFKKIFDISIYEQFENKIVEKYIELEKILKDFKLKTKTIAEKVSIDSEKYQELINSEYINTEELISQITIEIEKNEKTKNKVNEEKSKKQQKQKELNSHLERIKKDNELLNKKEEIQKELQDLLKNEETIKTKEKQLEKIKKAEKIIPYEEKYKEYKQQLSEKQNQHEKQNLILEESLKKQEIINKKLPKIEGDYQKISAVKKEVEDLNKKFEKIKTLNKTKSNHEKTLIEIKKEEEKLKNIETKISENKKEFEKNEEFINKNEDINMEILENKIKELNKIYNSTKLLKQKYTEFENIYSNFKKVKTEKENNEAILKKLRSEYHEKTQKLIDSQSYFLASKLVEGEPCPVCGSTHHPSPAEKNEDMITEEELKELNKKLQKQEKQNSETQKKFEEISKEYNETASFVISEYKRICSELELLPKDKKEIKSHLEEIINSLEDSLKKQKEEFDKKSKISQEIKNKKLQNKQIKEQLKTLEEQKETQNKQINSLKTQEISLKKDIQNLSEQIENKTEEQIKKSIEENNDFIQKTEKNYHQIKKESEETSKTVNSVKGTIKTLKQDIENLTAKVSQEKKNFEAMIQKMQFQTLEEYETFKKQIDNITHIEKEIKEYRENIQNKKSLLNDLEKSTKNIRKINEVPLSEMIEKLTEEIETIIKQESNLEYKIKDLKKTIESIETIKKETAEKEKEFETIKSIKDVSTGNNNSKISLSKYVLAYYFEEILSRANQRLKKLTENRYRLYRASKVIDGRKKEGLEIMVFDNYTAKKREIKTLSGGESFKAALSLALGLADVVQSHSGGVALDTIFIDEGFGSLDTNSLDNAIEVLTELHNSGRMVGIISHVSELKERINSKIEIIPSKQGSTIKK, from the coding sequence ATGAAACCTTTAAAACTAAAATTTAAGGCTTTTGGCCCATTTTTAGAAGAACAGGAAATAGATTTTGAGAAATTAAAAAACGATAGATTATTCTTAATTACCGGCCCAACAGGGGCTGGAAAAACAACCATTTTCGATGCTATATGTTTTGCCCTATACGGAAATGGATCTATGGGAGAAAGGGGAAATGCAAATTCAAGGTCTGATTTTGCAGACGAAAACACGGATACTTTTGTTGAATTTGAATTTATGCTAAAAGATAAAAAAATAAAAATAAACAGAACTCCTACATATATGAGGGCAAAAAAAAGAGGAGACGGATTAACAGAAAACCGAACAACAGCTGACATAAAAATATACAAAAACGAAGAGCTAATAAGCGAGGGATATGGAGCAGATGAAGTTACTGAAATAGTAAAAAAATACTTGAACTTGGATTACAATCAATTCAGACAAATAATGATGATTCCACAAGGAGAATTCAGAAAATTAATATTGGCCGGTTCAGACGAAAGAGCAGAAATTTTCAAAAAAATATTCGATATAAGCATATACGAACAGTTCGAAAACAAAATAGTTGAAAAATACATCGAATTAGAAAAAATATTAAAAGATTTCAAACTAAAAACCAAAACAATCGCAGAAAAAGTTTCAATAGACTCAGAAAAATACCAGGAACTAATAAATTCAGAATACATAAACACTGAAGAACTTATTTCTCAAATAACTATAGAAATAGAAAAAAATGAAAAAACAAAAAACAAGGTAAATGAAGAAAAATCAAAAAAACAGCAAAAACAAAAAGAATTGAATTCACATCTTGAAAGAATAAAAAAAGATAACGAACTACTGAATAAAAAAGAAGAGATTCAAAAAGAATTACAAGATCTGTTGAAAAATGAAGAAACTATAAAAACCAAAGAAAAACAGCTTGAAAAGATAAAAAAGGCTGAAAAAATAATACCTTACGAAGAAAAATATAAAGAATACAAACAACAACTATCTGAAAAACAAAATCAACATGAAAAACAAAACTTAATTTTAGAAGAAAGTTTGAAAAAACAAGAAATAATAAACAAAAAACTTCCAAAAATAGAAGGGGATTATCAGAAGATATCGGCGGTTAAAAAAGAAGTAGAAGACTTAAATAAAAAATTTGAAAAAATAAAAACTCTAAACAAAACAAAATCAAACCACGAAAAAACACTGATAGAAATAAAAAAAGAAGAAGAAAAATTAAAAAATATAGAAACCAAAATCTCTGAAAACAAAAAAGAATTTGAAAAAAACGAAGAATTCATAAATAAAAATGAAGACATAAACATGGAAATACTGGAAAATAAAATAAAAGAATTAAACAAAATATACAACTCCACAAAATTATTAAAGCAAAAATACACTGAATTTGAAAACATATATTCCAATTTCAAAAAGGTAAAAACAGAAAAAGAGAACAACGAAGCGATTTTAAAAAAATTAAGATCTGAATATCATGAAAAAACTCAAAAACTAATTGATTCTCAATCCTATTTTCTTGCTTCCAAATTGGTAGAAGGAGAACCTTGCCCGGTCTGCGGATCTACACACCACCCTTCACCGGCAGAGAAAAACGAGGATATGATAACTGAAGAAGAACTCAAAGAATTAAACAAAAAACTCCAAAAACAAGAAAAACAAAATTCAGAAACACAAAAAAAATTCGAAGAAATATCAAAAGAATACAACGAAACCGCTTCTTTTGTGATATCTGAATACAAAAGAATTTGCAGCGAACTTGAATTGTTACCAAAAGACAAAAAAGAAATAAAATCTCATTTAGAAGAGATTATTAATTCTTTGGAAGATTCTCTGAAAAAACAAAAAGAAGAGTTTGATAAAAAATCAAAAATATCTCAAGAAATAAAAAATAAAAAACTACAAAACAAACAAATAAAAGAACAGCTGAAAACTCTGGAAGAACAAAAAGAAACACAAAACAAACAAATAAACAGTTTAAAAACACAGGAAATCAGTCTAAAAAAGGACATACAAAATTTATCTGAACAAATTGAAAACAAAACTGAAGAACAAATTAAAAAATCAATAGAAGAAAACAACGATTTTATACAAAAAACAGAAAAAAACTACCATCAAATAAAAAAAGAATCAGAAGAAACTTCAAAAACCGTAAACTCTGTAAAAGGTACCATAAAAACTCTGAAACAAGATATAGAAAATTTAACTGCAAAAGTATCCCAAGAAAAGAAAAATTTTGAAGCCATGATTCAAAAAATGCAATTTCAAACCTTGGAAGAATATGAAACTTTTAAAAAACAAATAGACAACATAACCCATATAGAAAAAGAAATAAAAGAATACAGAGAAAACATACAAAACAAAAAAAGTTTGCTAAATGATCTTGAAAAATCAACAAAAAATATCAGAAAAATAAACGAAGTACCTCTTTCAGAAATGATAGAAAAACTAACTGAAGAAATAGAAACAATAATAAAACAAGAATCAAATCTCGAATACAAAATAAAAGATTTGAAAAAAACTATAGAATCCATCGAAACTATAAAAAAAGAAACGGCAGAAAAAGAAAAAGAATTCGAAACCATAAAAAGCATTAAAGACGTAAGCACGGGTAATAATAATTCAAAAATTAGTTTGAGCAAATATGTACTTGCTTATTACTTTGAAGAAATATTATCCAGAGCAAATCAGAGGTTAAAAAAACTAACAGAAAACAGATACAGACTTTACAGAGCTTCAAAAGTAATAGATGGGAGAAAAAAAGAAGGACTTGAAATAATGGTCTTCGACAACTACACTGCAAAAAAAAGAGAAATAAAAACTCTATCCGGCGGAGAAAGTTTTAAAGCTGCTTTATCCCTTGCCTTAGGACTCGCAGACGTTGTTCAAAGTCATTCTGGCGGTGTCGCCCTTGACACAATCTTTATAGACGAAGGATTTGGGAGCCTGGACACAAATTCTTTAGACAACGCAATAGAAGTGTTAACTGAGCTGCACAATTCGGGAAGAATGGTTGGAATTATATCCCATGTAAGTGAATTAAAAGAAAGAATAAATTCAAAAATTGAAATTATCCCAAGCAAACAAGGGAGTACCATAAAAAAATAA
- a CDS encoding exonuclease SbcCD subunit D, whose product MKIIHTADWHLGKIIYSNYMTEDQKYILNNFITYLKQNKPDVLIIAGDLYDRAVPPSEAVNLLNKTLSKIVLEMKIPTLIISGNHDSSERLEFLNGILSGMDLHIEGTLKKEIKKVTFNDSFGPVNFYLLPYVEFQKARDIFEIDFENKTQALKHYIDNININEKERNILISHEYIMGGEESESERPLSIGGSEFVDFSVFEIFDYVALGHLHRPQKFKNEKINYSGSLLKYSFSESNNKKGMNLVKIKEKGNIDVQKISFETERDMRVMKGLFDEIMKEESTDDYLQIILENEKPVYDAINKLRSKFPNVLSLDFPNLKTNDDIKTSDKNIKDISPVELFESFYEEVKQTQIKKEEKEIVENIFNEILTKRSDK is encoded by the coding sequence ATGAAAATTATACACACAGCCGACTGGCATCTTGGAAAAATAATCTATTCTAACTATATGACAGAAGACCAAAAATATATTTTGAACAACTTTATAACTTACCTAAAACAAAACAAACCAGATGTTTTAATAATAGCTGGAGATTTGTACGACAGAGCTGTACCTCCTTCAGAAGCTGTAAACCTTTTGAACAAAACACTATCTAAAATAGTTCTTGAAATGAAGATACCAACTCTCATAATATCTGGAAACCACGACAGCTCGGAAAGGCTGGAATTCTTAAACGGAATCCTATCTGGAATGGATCTTCACATCGAAGGAACATTGAAAAAAGAAATTAAAAAAGTTACTTTTAACGATTCTTTTGGTCCTGTAAATTTTTATTTACTGCCTTATGTTGAATTTCAAAAGGCAAGGGATATTTTTGAAATTGACTTTGAAAACAAAACACAAGCTTTAAAACATTACATAGATAACATAAATATAAACGAAAAAGAAAGAAACATTCTAATATCCCACGAGTACATAATGGGAGGAGAAGAAAGTGAATCTGAAAGACCACTTTCAATTGGAGGAAGTGAATTCGTAGATTTTTCTGTTTTTGAAATTTTCGATTATGTAGCCCTTGGCCATCTTCACAGACCACAAAAATTCAAAAATGAAAAGATAAATTATTCAGGTTCTCTCTTAAAATATTCATTCAGCGAATCAAACAATAAAAAAGGGATGAACTTAGTTAAAATAAAAGAAAAAGGAAATATAGATGTTCAAAAAATATCTTTTGAAACAGAAAGAGACATGAGAGTAATGAAAGGGCTGTTCGATGAAATCATGAAAGAAGAATCAACAGATGATTACTTACAAATAATTTTGGAAAACGAAAAACCTGTTTATGACGCTATAAACAAGCTACGTTCAAAGTTTCCGAACGTTCTGTCTTTAGATTTCCCAAACTTAAAAACCAATGACGATATAAAAACATCTGACAAAAACATAAAAGATATTTCGCCAGTTGAACTTTTTGAATCATTCTATGAAGAGGTAAAACAAACCCAAATAAAAAAAGAAGAAAAAGAAATTGTTGAAAACATATTCAACGAAATATTGACAAAAAGAAGTGATAAATGA